GGCGCGAGGTTGCGCAACGTTCATGGGGACGTGACGGTCTCCACTGGTTCAGGCGGCATCACCATCGCGGGCGTGACCGGCTCGGTGGACGTACGCGAGGCAGGCTCCGGCGGGGTCAACGTGAGCGACGTGACCGGCTCTCTCCACATGGGCTCGATCGGCTCCGGCAGCGTCGATGCCGACAGGATTGGCGGTGATCTCACAGTTGACAGGAAGGGAAGTGGCTCGGTGTCGTACACCAACGTCAAGGGCCGCGTCAGCGTGCCGACGCGCGGGCGCGACTGGTGACCGCAGCGAGTCGACAGATGAGCTGAGAGATGTTTTGATAGATTGATCGGATGACGGATCCGATCCTTGAAACACTGGAGAGCGACACTCAGGCGGAATCTGGCGCCGAGGTTGTCGCTCTCGTTGCAGAATACTTCGACTCCACGCGAGATGGCACAGGCGCCGTCTCGACCGAGCTCACGCCGGAACAGCTAGCCGTACGGTTCGATGAGCCGCTGCCGCGTGGCGGACAGTCGCTCCGGCACGTCGCGCAGCGTCTGCGAACAGACGTGATGGCGGACGCCAATCGGCTGTACCATCCGATGTACATGGGCCATCAGGTCGCGCCCCCTCTGCCCGCGGCTGTGTGGACCGAGCCGCTCATAAGCGTGATGAACCAGTCAGTCGCGGTCTGGGAGATGTCTCCGACCGCGACCGTGATAGAACATCGCGTGATTCGCTGGATGACGGATCTCGTCGGTTGGGACGAGGCCAGCGGCGGCACCCTCACATCCGGTGGCACGGAGGCGACCTTCACGGCGCTGCTGGCGGCGCGCAATGCGATAATTCCCGACGCGTGGGCCGACGGAGTCGGCGCGAATCCTCCTGTCGTACTCTGCGGCGAGCATGCGCACTACGCAGTCTCCCGCGCGCTCGGCGAGCTTGGACTGGGTGTGCGCAGTCTCATCACCATTCCGTCGCGCGATTTCCGGATGGATCCCGATGCGCTCGAACGCGCGCTCGCCGACGCCCGTGCATCGGGAAAGGCAGTGATGGCCGTCGTTGCGACTGTGGGATCGACCGCCACGGGATCGTTCGACGATCTCACTGGTATTGGTCAAATCTGCGACGCGCACGGCGTGTGGCTGCACGTGGATGGTGCACACGGCGCCTCGGCGCTCCTCTCGGAGTCGCGCGCGGCGGCGCTTCGCGGACTGGAGCGTGCGCGATCGCTTGCATGGGACCCGCACAAGGGAATGCTGTTGCCGATCGCTACCGGAATGTTGTTGATGCGGGACGATCGGGATCTGCAGCGAGCATTCGCTCAGCGCGCGCCGTATCTGTTTCACGAGCGCGCCGGCGCGCGTGCGTGGGACCTCGGCAAGGAGAGCTTTCAGTGCTCCCGCCGCGCAGACGTCTTGAAGCTATGGGTTGTGTTGCAGCGCTACGGCGCGGACGGAATCGGCCGAGTGTACGACCATCTGTGCGACGTGACGCGCGATCTCTACGATGCGATCACGTCGCGCAGCGACTTCGAAGCACTGCATGCGCCGGAGTCGAACATCCTCTGCTTTCGTTACCTCGGCGGAGGCAATCGAGATTCCGATTTCATCGATGCACTGAATCGCAATTTGCGCGCGGCATACAACCGTTCGGGCAAGGGATGGATCACTCTTACAGTCCTCGAAGGGCGACCGGTGCT
The window above is part of the Gemmatimonadota bacterium genome. Proteins encoded here:
- a CDS encoding aspartate aminotransferase family protein; protein product: MTDPILETLESDTQAESGAEVVALVAEYFDSTRDGTGAVSTELTPEQLAVRFDEPLPRGGQSLRHVAQRLRTDVMADANRLYHPMYMGHQVAPPLPAAVWTEPLISVMNQSVAVWEMSPTATVIEHRVIRWMTDLVGWDEASGGTLTSGGTEATFTALLAARNAIIPDAWADGVGANPPVVLCGEHAHYAVSRALGELGLGVRSLITIPSRDFRMDPDALERALADARASGKAVMAVVATVGSTATGSFDDLTGIGQICDAHGVWLHVDGAHGASALLSESRAAALRGLERARSLAWDPHKGMLLPIATGMLLMRDDRDLQRAFAQRAPYLFHERAGARAWDLGKESFQCSRRADVLKLWVVLQRYGADGIGRVYDHLCDVTRDLYDAITSRSDFEALHAPESNILCFRYLGGGNRDSDFIDALNRNLRAAYNRSGKGWITLTVLEGRPVLRVTLMNHRTRTHHTRALLDGLAAEAATLISE